The following proteins are co-located in the Synergistaceae bacterium genome:
- a CDS encoding AI-2E family transporter: MDKNIKHVLQNIESKDNRGPFILFLAIFALLAWQAMQPLMTAVIWAGMLSFIATPVFRRISALMGGKTRSVSAGVTLILLAVVFLVPILVVLTSLGSEVTGFGLDISRFLSKMEIGETKNVAAFIPSWLPQWAAEYVRSFLNNSEAITTVVRKTAEWIGNLLTKTSGQLIQGISSFLFHSMVTLMVSFFFIRDGEALVEYIKSVTPLSADEKEFFFSRAGKLLHSIIYGILLTVAIQALLGGLGWWFVGLGSPAFFGMLMFFFGVFPAGTAVVWVPGGLYLLLTGDIKNGIILLVWGTAIVGTIDNLLRPLLISGGSRGEDIPTLLIILGLFGGVAKWGFLGIFLGPLVLVLFTLVFDIYRNRWLKRADGSLE, encoded by the coding sequence GTGGACAAAAACATAAAACATGTCCTTCAAAACATCGAATCCAAGGATAACCGCGGCCCCTTTATACTGTTCCTTGCAATTTTCGCTCTTCTTGCATGGCAGGCAATGCAACCGCTTATGACAGCCGTGATCTGGGCGGGGATGCTCTCATTCATCGCCACTCCTGTTTTCAGGCGCATCAGCGCTTTAATGGGAGGAAAAACACGCAGCGTATCTGCCGGGGTCACGCTCATTCTGCTTGCGGTAGTATTCCTTGTCCCGATCCTTGTTGTTCTCACCTCGCTTGGAAGTGAAGTTACAGGATTTGGATTAGATATAAGCCGCTTTCTTTCAAAAATGGAGATAGGCGAGACAAAAAATGTTGCGGCGTTTATACCGTCTTGGCTGCCGCAATGGGCTGCTGAATACGTCCGCTCTTTCTTAAACAATTCGGAGGCGATCACGACTGTCGTCCGGAAGACAGCCGAATGGATAGGAAATTTGTTGACAAAAACATCAGGACAGCTTATTCAAGGTATTTCCTCTTTTCTGTTCCATTCAATGGTCACTCTTATGGTGTCATTCTTCTTCATCCGCGACGGAGAAGCTCTCGTTGAATATATCAAAAGCGTCACCCCGCTCTCCGCGGACGAGAAAGAGTTCTTCTTTTCCAGGGCGGGGAAGCTTCTTCATTCCATAATATACGGAATACTCCTCACTGTCGCTATACAGGCGCTTCTTGGAGGCCTTGGCTGGTGGTTCGTGGGGCTCGGAAGTCCGGCTTTCTTCGGCATGCTTATGTTTTTCTTCGGGGTGTTTCCAGCAGGCACCGCAGTTGTCTGGGTTCCTGGCGGCCTGTACCTCCTGCTTACAGGAGATATCAAAAATGGAATTATCCTTCTGGTCTGGGGAACTGCAATAGTTGGCACTATAGATAATCTGCTGCGCCCGCTTCTGATCAGCGGCGGCAGCAGGGGTGAAGATATCCCGACCCTTCTTATAATCCTCGGGCTCTTCGGCGGTGTGGCAAAATGGGGGTTTCTTGGGATATTTCTTGGGCCGCTCGTGCTTGTGCTCTTCACTCTCGTTTTTGATATATACCGGAACCGCTGGCTCAAGAGGGCGGATGGCAGTCTGGAATGA
- a CDS encoding DUF362 domain-containing protein — protein MDKAKVYFTNLRTTPEQTILQKLEMLMEKAGIKTISFKKQYVAIKLHLGEPGNLAYLRPNYSRVVADLVRKLGGKPFLTDSNTLYVGRRKDALEHLDAAYENGYNPFCTGCQVIIADGLKGSDEVLVPVSGGEYIKEAKIGRAIMDADIVISLTHFKGHELTGFGGAVKNIGMGSGSRGGKMEMHSKGKPKISTRKCMACGRCIKNCAQDAISLGNNGKAVVDRSRCVGCGRCLSLCPFDAILFASSESNEILCKKMAEYAKAVLEGRPHFHVSFVVDVSPFCDCHVENDLPIVPDIGIFASFDPVAIDQACADAVRKAPVIAGSFLAEKTPVGHGEDDYFHVMHPDTHWQTTLEHCEKIGIGTRIYELIEV, from the coding sequence CGGGCATTAAAACTATCAGTTTCAAGAAACAATATGTCGCCATAAAGCTCCATCTTGGGGAACCGGGGAATCTCGCATATCTCCGCCCCAACTACTCCCGCGTCGTTGCGGATCTGGTCAGGAAGCTCGGAGGAAAACCGTTTCTTACCGACAGTAATACACTATACGTCGGCAGGAGAAAGGATGCGCTTGAGCATTTGGATGCTGCTTATGAAAATGGCTATAACCCTTTTTGTACTGGCTGTCAGGTTATAATCGCAGACGGACTTAAGGGTTCCGACGAGGTGCTTGTACCTGTTTCAGGCGGGGAGTATATAAAGGAAGCAAAAATAGGCCGTGCGATAATGGATGCAGATATAGTGATATCATTGACGCATTTTAAGGGGCATGAACTGACGGGCTTTGGCGGCGCTGTTAAGAACATCGGAATGGGATCAGGATCACGAGGCGGTAAAATGGAGATGCACAGCAAGGGCAAGCCGAAGATCAGCACTAGAAAGTGCATGGCGTGCGGCCGGTGCATAAAGAACTGCGCACAGGACGCAATCAGCCTGGGAAACAATGGTAAGGCTGTTGTGGACAGATCGCGCTGTGTCGGATGCGGGCGCTGCCTTTCGCTTTGTCCGTTTGATGCTATTCTTTTTGCGAGCAGTGAATCTAACGAAATTCTCTGCAAAAAAATGGCGGAGTATGCAAAAGCGGTACTGGAGGGCAGACCGCACTTTCATGTAAGTTTTGTCGTTGATGTCTCCCCTTTCTGCGACTGTCACGTTGAAAATGACCTTCCCATTGTTCCGGATATTGGCATATTCGCGTCATTTGACCCTGTTGCCATAGACCAGGCTTGTGCGGATGCTGTCAGAAAGGCGCCTGTTATCGCCGGAAGTTTTTTAGCTGAAAAGACCCCTGTCGGACATGGGGAGGATGACTACTTCCACGTCATGCATCCGGATACCCATTGGCAGACGACGCTTGAACATTGTGAAAAGATTGGCATCGGAACGAGGATATATGAATTGATAGAGGTGTAG
- a CDS encoding manganese efflux pump MntP family protein, which produces MISEHTQLIATAASLAMDAFSVSICLGLCHGSLKLRQAFSLGGAFGFFQFIMPLFGSWIAKHISGFFDGMTPWIAASLILWVAFKMVKEAYLGADKTNSCMIINFKNIVILAFATSLDALAVGYSISSTGGMAAELAITAGMITFFLSLFGALAGRKLGKKTGDRAEYFGGAVLFLIAAKIIVSAVS; this is translated from the coding sequence ATGATTTCTGAACATACTCAGCTTATTGCAACGGCTGCATCTCTTGCCATGGATGCATTTTCTGTTTCTATATGTCTTGGTTTATGTCATGGCAGTCTTAAGCTGCGGCAGGCGTTTTCTCTCGGCGGAGCCTTTGGTTTCTTCCAGTTTATCATGCCCCTCTTTGGCTCGTGGATAGCCAAGCATATTTCCGGATTTTTTGACGGCATGACTCCATGGATCGCGGCTTCACTTATCCTCTGGGTTGCATTCAAAATGGTTAAAGAGGCATATTTGGGTGCGGACAAAACCAATTCCTGCATGATAATAAATTTCAAAAACATCGTCATTCTCGCCTTCGCTACGTCTTTAGACGCACTGGCAGTGGGATACTCAATCAGCAGCACCGGCGGAATGGCAGCTGAACTCGCCATCACAGCAGGAATGATCACGTTTTTTCTCTCTCTGTTCGGAGCACTTGCTGGAAGAAAACTTGGCAAAAAAACGGGAGACCGCGCCGAATATTTTGGCGGCGCGGTCCTGTTTCTTATTGCAGCGAAGATAATTGTAAGTGCGGTCAGCTGA